In Gossypium arboreum isolate Shixiya-1 chromosome 5, ASM2569848v2, whole genome shotgun sequence, a single genomic region encodes these proteins:
- the LOC108465726 gene encoding uncharacterized protein LOC108465726 isoform X2, whose amino-acid sequence MACPPTHKVVKGELKNGSDDCLASLMYSNYQGAPVTIKKDSLPTPFAQNMVVDGLYGGLVYDVVRVATKIIPTENHIVWEDIVSILQPYDSSDNLSLSCGGAFSAEAHIHANGDGSLNLTAQIMWSGCK is encoded by the exons ATGGCTTGTCCTCCAACTCATAAAGTGGTAAAAGGTGAGCTTAAGAATGGTTCTGATGACTGCCTTGCGAGCTTGATGTATTCGAATTACCAAGGTGCTCCGGTAACGATTAAAAAAGATTCATTACCCACTCCATTTGCGCAGAATATGGTAGTCGACGGTCTGTACGGAGGCCTGGTGTATGATGTTGTTAGG GTGGCTACTAAGATCATTCCGACCGAAAACCATATTGTTTGGGAGGATATAGTGAGCATCCTTCAGCCCTACGATAGCTCTGACAACTTGTCCTTATCATGTGGGGGTGCATTTTCCGCCGAAGCTCATATCCATGCAAATGGAGATGGATCTCTAAACCTGACAGCACAAATCATGTGGAGCGGTTGCAAGTAA
- the LOC108465726 gene encoding uncharacterized protein LOC108465726 isoform X1: MACPPTHKVVKGELKNGSDDCLASLMYSNYQGAPVTIKKDSLPTPFAQNMVVDGLYGGLVYDVVRVKWIILWTTDCKVATKIIPTENHIVWEDIVSILQPYDSSDNLSLSCGGAFSAEAHIHANGDGSLNLTAQIMWSGCK; this comes from the exons ATGGCTTGTCCTCCAACTCATAAAGTGGTAAAAGGTGAGCTTAAGAATGGTTCTGATGACTGCCTTGCGAGCTTGATGTATTCGAATTACCAAGGTGCTCCGGTAACGATTAAAAAAGATTCATTACCCACTCCATTTGCGCAGAATATGGTAGTCGACGGTCTGTACGGAGGCCTGGTGTATGATGTTGTTAGGGTTAAGTGGATTATTCTTTGGACCACTGATTGTAAG GTGGCTACTAAGATCATTCCGACCGAAAACCATATTGTTTGGGAGGATATAGTGAGCATCCTTCAGCCCTACGATAGCTCTGACAACTTGTCCTTATCATGTGGGGGTGCATTTTCCGCCGAAGCTCATATCCATGCAAATGGAGATGGATCTCTAAACCTGACAGCACAAATCATGTGGAGCGGTTGCAAGTAA